The following proteins are encoded in a genomic region of Glycine max cultivar Williams 82 chromosome 18, Glycine_max_v4.0, whole genome shotgun sequence:
- the LOC113000186 gene encoding uncharacterized protein, with the protein QAVLWNSDCQEAFEKIKQSLANPPVLMPPVTGRPFFLYMTVLDESMGCVLGQHDDSGKKEQAIYYLSKKFTACEMNYSMLERTCCALVWASHRLRQYMLSHTTWLISKMDPVKYIFEKPALTGRIARWQILLSEFDIVYVTQKAVKGSALADYLAQKPLQDYRPMHPEFPDEDIMALFEEKRTHEDLDKWIVCFDGASNALGHGVGAVLVSPDDQCIPFTARLGFDCTNNMAEYEACALGVQAAIDFDVKLLKVYGDSDLVIRQLKGEWETRDSKLIPYQTHILRLAKYFDDISFHHIPREENQMADALATLASMFQLAPHGDLPYIEFKSQGRPAYCYAIEEERDGKPWYFDIKQYVENKEYPPGISDNDKRTLRRLATSFFVSGTILYKRNHDMTLLRCIMVKTRGLGHALGRVVARGLRRGDGDDSDGAPQRRRPTASACR; encoded by the coding sequence caggcggtcctgtggaacagcgactgccaagaggccttcgagaaaatcaaacagagtcttgcaaatcccccggtgctcatgccacccgTAACAGGAAGACCctttttcctgtacatgaccgttttggacgagtctatggggtgcgtgttgggtcagcatgatgattctggaaaaaaggagcaagccatctactatctgagcaagaagtttaccgcatgtgagatgaattactcaatgttggaaaggacgtgttgtgctctggtttgggcatcacatcggcttaggcagtacatgcttagccataccacgtggcttatttccaaaatggatcccgtgaaatacatctttgaaaaaccggccctcacgggacgaatcgccaggTGGCAgatactattatctgaattcgatatcgtttacgtcacccaaaaggcggtaaagggaagtgccttagcagattatttggcccagaaacccctccaggattatcggccgatgcaccccgagttcccagatgaagatatcatggccctatttgaagagaagcggacgcatgaggacctagacaaatggattgtttgcttcgatggggcatcaaatgctttgggccacggagtaggggcagtccttgtatccccggatgatcagtgtattcctttcacagctagattaggttttgattgtaccaacaatatggccgagtacgaagcatgcgccctcggggttcaggcagccattgattttgatgtaaaactactcaaggtgtatggagactcagatTTGgtcatacgccagttgaaaggagaatgggaaactagggactcgaagttgataccctatcaaactcacatcttgaggttagccaagtactttgacgacatttccttccaccacatacctcgggaagagaatcaaatggctgatgcactagccaccctggcatccatgtttcaacttgccccacacggggatctgccatacatcgaattcaaatctcaaggcaggccggcatattgttatgcaatagaggaagagcgggatgggaaaccgtggtatttcgacatcaagcagtatgtcgagaacaaagaatacccaccagggatttctgacaatgacaaaaggacgttgaggagattggctactagtttctttgtaagtggtaccatcctgtacaaacgaaaccatgacatgaccctcctacgatgc